TGCGCCATCCGCACCAGGGCATCATAAACGGCAGTATCGCCGTGAGGATGGTACTTACCCAGCACTTCCCCGACCACACGGGCGCATTTTCTGAAGGGGCGATCGTGGGTTAAGCCTAGCTCGTGCATGGCATACAAAATGCGACGGTGAACTGGCTTAAGACCATCCCTCGCATCGGGCAATGCTCTGCCTACAATGACGCTCATGGCGTATTCTAGGTAAGACCGAGACATTTCGATGCGCAGATCTGTAGGGACAATCCGCTCTTGGGGAATGCTCATAAGTTAAAAACTCCAAAGACTTTCGCGTTTAGCAGCAATGTGAAAAGCAATAATTTAGCGGGTTTTTACCAGGACAATAGCAGGATATCTGCTGCTAATTTGCTTTGAAATAATAGCATATTTTTGGGGTTGCTGAGGTAAAGCGTGTAGCTTTAAGCACCTGGGTTAGACGAGTTTAATCAACGGTAAAATAGAGTCGCTCGATCGCTTTACTCGCCTATGATTTCCATCATTTACTCTGACCAGTTTCTAGCGCATCAAACAGGTGCTTACCACCCTGAAAGTCCGGGGCGATTGACGGCAATTACCCAAGCCCTTCGCGCTGCACCTTGGGCAGATCAACTGGACTGGCGATCGCCCGCGCCCATCGACCAACAGGGCGATCGTTTGATGGATGCAATTCATGCAGTTCATCCTAGTCGCTATGTCGAAGCCGTTCGGGAGGTTGCCAAGGCTGGTGGGGGGCATATCGATCCAGATACGCCTGTTTCTGCTGCTAGCTATGATGTGGCGTTGCTAGCAGTGAGCGCCTGGCTGGATGGAGTCGATCGCGTTTTAGAAACGGGTGAGCCTGCCTTTGCACTAACCCGACCGCCAGGGCATCATGCGTTACCCACAAAAGGCATGGGCTTCTGTATTTTTTCCAATGCAGCGATCGCGGCTTATTACGCCTTGAAGCAACCCGGAGTTACACGAGTCGCAATTTTAGATTGGGATGTACACCATGGGAATGGCACCCAGGCGATCGTGGAGAAAAATCCCCAGATTATTTTTTGCTCCTTACACGAGTTTCCCCAATATCCGGGCACAGGCACTACTGAAGAGCGCGGCAAATTTGATAACGTCTTAAATTTTCCCATGCAGGCAGGCAGCACGTTAGCGGACTATCAACCGCTGTTTGCAGAAAAAATCCTGCCGTTTCTCCAACAATTTCAGCCCGACCTGCTGATCGTAAGCGCTGGATACGATGCCAATCAGGCTGATCCCCTTGCCTCAATTTCATTACGCTCCGAGGATTATGGCGTGTTAACTCACGACTGCTTACAGGTCACTCAGCGAGTGCTTTTTGGGCTAGAAGGAGGCTACGATTTCACAGCTTTGGCTCAGTCGGTAGTGGCTACAGTCAAGGCAACCTTAAAGCAACACTAAAGCGTAACTGAGCCTGATTTAAAAAAATTCTCCTCAACGCCGTAAACTGATTAAAGTTCGTTTCGTAGCTCAGAGTCAGGTAATCCCGTGCGCAAGGTTATTATTGCTGGCAATTGGAAAATGTATAAAACTCAAGCAGAAGCACTAGAGTTTTTGCAAGGTTTTTTAGATCAAGTTTCAGAAACGCCCGAAGATCGGGAAGTGGTATTATGCGTGCCGTTTACAATTTTGAGCACGCTATCTCGAAATCTGCATGGCTCTCGCATTCAGGTGGGGGCACAGAATGTTCATTGGGAACCCGCAGGGGCATATACGGGCGAAATTTCTGCACCCATGCTGACTGAACTCAACGTGCGTTATGTCGTGGTTGGGCATAGTGAACGACGGCAATATTTTGGTGAAACCGATGCGACGGTAAATCTACGATTGAAGGCAGCCCAACAGTACGGTTTAACCCCCATTCTTTGCGTCGGCGAAACTAAGCAACAGAGGGATGCAGGGCAGGCAGAAGTAGTCATTGCGAATCAGTTAGAAAAAGATTTAGTAGAGGTGGATCAGCAGAAGTTAGTGATTGCCTATGAGCCGATCTGGGCGATCGGGACGGGTGACACTTGTGAAGCCGGTGAAGCAAATCGGATTATCAGCCTGATTCGCAGCAAGCTCAGCAATCCGCAGGTCACGATTCAGTATGGTGGGTCGGTGAAGCCAAACAATGTAGATGAGATTATGGCACAACCCGAAATTGATGGGGCGTTAGTCGGTGGAGCCAGTTTAGAGCCTCAAGATTTTTCTCGAATTGTGAACTATCAACAACGCTTCTAGAAAAATCAACAGGAAGGTTTCAAAAAAGATCAGGAATGTGTTTTCTCTTTTGTCATCGTGGGTATGATTGGAGCGATCATTCGATCGACTGCGCCGTTACCGCCAGAGTCGCAGCCTCAGCCTAAATCGGGTCTTTAAAGTCGTGCAAACCTCCTTTCTTTCCGAATCAAGTCACCCGCTCATTAGCGTCTTGAACCATTGTAGCGATCAAGATTTGCTGACTTTGTTTCAACGCCACCCCGATCAGGGTCAGTATTTTGTGATGATCTTCTGTCGTTATAGTCCGATCGTCCACACGTTGATTAGACACTCGGTGCGATCGCCCGTTCAAGCCGATTATTTGGTTGCCACAACCTGGCGGCATATTTTCAATGAACTGGGCGGTTTAGACCTACGCGATGGCTTGCCTGCTGGCGCTCCTCCGACAACGTTGCAAAATTGGCTCATCAATATGACGGCTGCTTGCATTAATCGGGTAGAATTGCCGCCCGTAGAGTCCATTCAGTATTCGCTTCAGGCTACCTCGCCGCCGCTATGGTGCTATGTGGAGCGATCGCTCGACCAGTTAGAGCCATTGCAACGCTTGATCATTCTGATGGCGCAAACCTTCCACTGGAGCGAAACCCGTATTTCTGCATACCTTCAGGCAGAGGGTGAGTTTTTATCTCCGGTTGAGGTAAAACAGGCATTAGCTGAGGCGTACTACCAGCTTGAAAGAGTTCTGCCGGAAGACATCAGCGAGATTTATCTGGATCAATTGCCTCGTCGCTCTGACTCTACTGAAGGAAGCGATCGAGATGAACACGACGAAGACTTGTTTGATCTAGCGGCATTGGGATTAGAGCAGCAATCGAGATAGGGGCGTAAAAGCTCTAGTGAATTTTTTGCTTACGAACCGGGCTTATCGCCTTGCTCTAAGCGAAGTTTGGTATCTTTTTCAAACCAATTAATGACTTGAGCCGTGGTGAGATTGGCGATCGCTCCACTTTCCTCGTCTGCTGCAATGCGCTGTAAGGGCTTCAGCGACGACATCACCAGTTGCGTAAAAAACATCTGAAATGATTCTTTATCTTCCACTTCTATGGAAATGCTTTCATCTTGCTCGACCCAGGCTAAAACCTGCTGGGGAGAAGTTTCCTCGATCGATTGATCGCTTTCTTGAGCAATTTTTTTAAGCGATCGGAGGGAATAGAGAGCAATACGTGTGAGGAAGCGATCGCGGGAAGTCATCAAGGCTTTATCAACCTCAGCCGCTTCATCCACGGTAAGAAACCCTGTCATAATCTCTTGAAAATCAGTCATCTTTTTATATAATTACTCAAGATATAAAATTCAAAATTTACTTCGGCTGCACCAAATATCCACACCGATGTTCGCCTCCCGCCAGCCAGTGAGTCCGCTCAACTTTACAGTCTTGGAGCGCCAACTCAAACATTTCTAGCTCGTTGCCACAAACACTAGGAAAAGATTCAACAATTTGGGAAATTGCACAGTTGTATTCCGTAATCACAAAGGAATCGATCGCATCGGCAGTAGAGTGCCATTCTGCCATATAGCCTTCGGTTTTGCGGATTTCGACCAAGTTTGCCACTCGTTCTTGCAAAGAGCCGCTGCCCAACCGCTGCCGATATTCTAGGGCTTTGCGCACCCACTGTTTACGCAGGAGATTGCTAACTTGATCCTTGCCAACGGTTTCTGCCAAGGTGTCGAGCAAATCGAGGGCGAAGTCGTCGTAGCGATCGGGCAGGCGATCGCGCCCTTCTCGGCTTAACTTGTAAGCATAGTTAGGACGACCCATGCCCACCGCCACCGATTGATGCTCAATCAGCCCTTCCTCTTCAAGATTCTTTAAGTGCCGACGAATTGCTTGCGGACTAATGCCCAAACTGTCCGATAGCGCCTGAGCCGTCGTCTCGCCCTGCCTTAATAGATGATTCAGAATATCTTGCTTAGTCGGCTGCTGTGTGGCTGTCATCTTTTCTCCCGAAACCCCTTAACCCAATCTGTGTCTGTCGATTTTCCCGAAAGTGTCAGAGATACTGCCAAAAAACTTTATGCTGAAAAGCTGGAAGTCAAAACTTGACTTTAACAACTCTTTTGTTGCTAAACTACATCTATGGGTTAAGCAACACTAAAGTTGTTTTAATTATAAAAGCTATTCTACTCCCCGACTCATCGCCATGAACCCAAACCCCAGTCAAGGTAGCGACAAAAGCCTGGAAGCCATGCGGCATTTTTCTGAAACCTATGCTCAGCGCACAGGCACCTACTTTTGTGTTGATCCTAGTGTGACGGCTGTCGTGATTGAAGGTCTTGCTAAACATAAAGATGACCTTGGCGCGCCTCTTTGTCCTTGTCGCCACTATGAAGATAAACAGGCGGAAGCCTCTGCTGCCTACTGGAACTGTCCCTGCGTCCCCATGCGTGAGCGCAAAGAGTGTCACTGTATGCTGTTCCTCACTCCTGACAACGATTTTGCAGGCGAACAACAGCACATTACCTTCGATGATATTCGCGCGGTCACCAATCAAACCTAGCCCTTTATTAGCCTAATCCTTCTTTGTCTTGAGAGAGCACCCATGACCACGACCACGGTTAAGTCCCTTGTCAATCAGCCTTATAAGTATGGTTTTGTCACCGATATTGAATCTGAATCGATTCCTGCTGGGTTAAGCGAGGATGTCGTTCGGCTGATTTCGGCTAAGAAAGAAGAGCCGGAATTCATGTTGGAGTTTCGCCTGAAGGCTTATCGGCAGTGGTTGAAGATGACTGAGCCGAATTGGGCTGAAGTAGGGTATCCGGCGATCGACTATCAAAAAATTGTTTATTACTCCGCTCCCAAAAAGAAAGAGAAGCTTGGCAGCCTGGATGAAGTTGACCCAACCTTGCTAGAAACGTTTGAGAAGTTAGGAATTTCTCTTTCTGAGCAGAAGCGTCTTTCTAACGTCGCAGTCGATGCCATCTTTGACAGCGTTTCTGTGGCAACTACGTTCAAAGACAAGTTAGCAGAACAGGGCGTGATTTTCTGCTCCATCTCCGAAGCGCTCCAAAAGCATCCTGACCTAGTGCAGAAGTATCTGGGTAGCGTTGTGCCAGCGGGTGACAACTTCTTTGCGGCGCTGAATGCGGCGGTGTTCAGCGATGGCTCTTTCGTTTACATTCCCAAGAACACGAAGTGTCCAATGGAGCTATCTACCTATTTCCGCATCAACAACGGCGATTCGGGGCAGTTCGAGCGGACATTGATTGTGGCTGAAGAAGGAAGTTCGGTCAGCTACCTCGAAGGTTGCACTGCGCCCATGTTTGACACCAATCAGCTTCATGCGGCGGTGGTTGAACTGGTGGCGTTGGACAATGCTGATATCAAATACTCCACAGTGCAAAACTGGTACGCGGGCGACGAAAACGGCAAAGGTGGTATTTATAACTTTGTGACCAAGCGGGGTTTGTGCCAAGGCGTAAATTCCAAGATTTCTTGGACGCAGGTGGAAACAGGTTCGGCGATTACCTGGAAGTATCCTAGCTGTGTGTTGGTGGGCGATCGCTCAGTCGGTGAATTTTATTCAGTAGCGCTGACCAATCACCGTCAGCAGGCAGACACCGGCACCAAAATGATTCACGTTGGCAAGAATACGCGCAGCACGATTATTTCTAAGGGAATTTCGGCGGGACGTTCTGAAAATAGCTATCGGGGTTTGGTGAAAATGGGCCCCAAAGCGGCAGGTGCCCGCAACTATTCTCAGTGTGACTCCATGCTGATTGGCGATAACGCTGGAGCCAATACCTTCCCATATATCCAGGTGCAGAATAATACTGCCAAGGTAGAACACGAAGCCTCGACCTCCAAAATTGGAGAAGACCAACTGTTTTACTTTAGCCAGCGGGGAATTTCTTCTGAAGACGCAATTTCGATGATGATTAGCGGCTTTTGTAAGGATGTGTTTAACCAGTTGCCAATGGAATTTGCAGTGGAAGCCGATCGCCTTTTAAGCCTGAAGCTAGAAGGTAGTGTGGGCTAAGTTAGACTGCCCCTCAATCTCAAAAAGCTTTTTATCGCCCAAATGTTGCTGAAGTAAGTGGTGTTTCCATGATTGTTGAGAACAGCGAAGTTATTTTATTGGTCAAAAATTTGACTGCGAGCGTTGATGGCACGCCCATTTTGAAAGGGTTAAACCTGGAGATTAAGGCGGGCGAAATTCATGCCATTATGGGCCCTAATGGTTCTGGGAAAAGCACTTTTTCTAAAGTATTGGCAGGACATCCGGCATACGAAGTGACGGGCGGTGAGGTGCTGTACCAAGGGCAAAACTTGTTTGATATGGAGCCGGAAGTGCGATCGCGCTCTGGTCTCTTTCTGGCGTTTCAGTACCCGCTAGAAATTCCAGGCGTGAGTAATGTAGATTTCTTGCGAGTCGCATACAACTCTAAGCGCAAGCATGATGGATTAGAAGAGCTAGATGCCTTCGACTTTGATGACTTGGTGCAGCAGAAGTTAGAAGTCGTGAAAATGAAGCCGGAATTCCTCAGCCGCAGCGTTAACGAGGGCTTTTCGGGCGGCGAAAAGAAGCGCAACGAAATCCTGCAAATGGCAATGCTGGAGCCAAAGCTTGCAATTTTAGATGAAACCGATTCAGGCTTAGATATCGATGCCCTCAGAATTGTAGCTGGCGGGGTCAATCAACTTTCTCAACCCGATAATGCAACGCTATTAATTACTCACTATCAACGCTTGCTAGATTATATCGTGCCAGATTTTGTGCATGTCATGGAAGGAGGGCGGATTCTAACTACGGGCGGCAAAGAGTTGGCGTTTGAGTTAGAAGAACGGGGCTATGAATGGGTGCGGGAAGACGAAGTCGCGGAGGTATCGGCGCGATGAGTATTCAAGCTTCGGTGATTCCTGATTTAGAAATAGCTAGCACGGCATCTGAAAAGCGATCGGCTTGCCTATCAAATTTGTTGAAGCTGCGATCGCCGTTCTTGACAGTCGCTTCACCCTGGCTACAATCCATTCGTGAGTCAGCAGCAACTCAAGTTCAAGCACTCGCTATTCCTTCTACTCGTGATGAAGAGTGGCGCTTTACTGATCTCTCTGCGCTAATGTCATCTCAATTTTTGAGCAGTACCTCTAATCCGCTTTCAGTGGATTTGAATGAAATTAAATCTCTCCTCATTCCAGAAGCAACGCATCGTTTAGTGTTCGTTAATGGTGTTTATAATTCTGGGCTTTCCCAGGTCAATGATTTACCTTCAGGATTGTTTGTTGGAAGTTTAAGCGAAGCTTTAAAGGTGGAAGCGGTCTACACTGCTCTTCAAGCTCATTTTGGGCAGCAGCCAGGAAGCGAGGATGTTTTTACCCTTCTCAATACCGCTAGTTTTAGCGATACTGCTGTGCTTTGGGTTGAGAAAAACCAAGAAATAGCGGCTCCTGTACAATTATTATTTCTCTCTTTAGATGGCGCTGAACTGACTATTTCTCATCCTCGTTGTTTGATTGTTGCAGAGAAAAGTAGTAGCCTGACTGTTGTTGAAGATTACGCTTCACTGGGTCTTAAAAGTAATTTGTGTAATGCGGTCACTGAGGTTTGGGTGGACGAAAATGCTCAAGTTGAGCATACTCGGATTCAGCGCGAATGTCATGCCGCATACCACATTGGTAAGACAGTAGTTTCCCAGGCAAGATCCTCTCGATACACTTGTAATGCGGTCAGCACTGGCGCAAAATTATCGCGGCATAACCTAGAGATTTACCAAACGGGTGAACAGACTGAGACAACGCTCAATGGATTAACAATGATTGCGGGCGAACAAGTGGGAGATATGCATAGCGCGATCGCCCTTACTGCTCCCCATGGTACTACTCATCAACTGCACAAATGCATTGTGAACGATCGGGCACACGCTATTTTTAACGGCAAAGTGTTCGTTCCTAAAGCTGCCCAAATGACCAATGCCGGACAGCTTAACCGTAACTTGCTGTTATCGCCCAAAGCCAGGGTTGATACCAAGCCCCAGCTTGAAATTGTCGCCGATAATGTGAAGTGTACGCACGGCGCAACGGTCAGTCAACTTGAAGATGACGAGGTGTTTTATCTGCAAAGTCGCGGGATTGATGCAGAAAGTGCGCAGAAGCTCTTGGTTTATGCGTTTGCGTTTGAAATTATTAGCAAGATTCCGATCGCCTCTCTCCAAGAAGACCTGGCGCAATGGGCAAGGCGACCCTTGCGGTATCTGCGAAGCAGCACGCCCCTCGAACAGACTTAGCTTTTGACTTCAGGCAATTGCTCATTTTTACCTTTATTCCTTACCCTTTTTTGCTATGACGCTTACCCAAGAGAAAACACTTGCAGCCTGCGTTCGTGCAGATTTTCCTATTTTGAACCAGGAAATTCACGGCAAGCCTTTAGTTTATTTAGATAATGCTGCTTCGTCTCAAAAGCCCTTAGCAGTATTGAATGCGTTGCAGCATTACTATCAAAACGACAACGCCAACGTGCATCGGGGCGTACATACCTTAAGCTCACGCGCAACAGATGGGTACGAAGGAGCGCGCGATAAGGTGGCAGCGTTTGTGAATGCGGCGCACCGTGAAGAAATTATTTACACGCGCAATGCCACGGAAGCAATTAACTTGGTGGCTTATGCCTGGGGAATAAGTACGTTGCAGCGGGGTGATGAAATCATTTTGTCGGTGATGGAACACCATGCTAATTTAATTCCTTGGCAGTTTGTGGCGCAGAAAACAGGAGCGGTGCTGCGGTTTGTAGAACTGACCAAGACACAGGATTTTGACCTGGATCACTATAAATCTTTGGTTTCAGATAAAACGAAGCTAGTGTCAGTGGTTCATGCTTC
The Timaviella obliquedivisa GSE-PSE-MK23-08B DNA segment above includes these coding regions:
- a CDS encoding histone deacetylase; the encoded protein is MISIIYSDQFLAHQTGAYHPESPGRLTAITQALRAAPWADQLDWRSPAPIDQQGDRLMDAIHAVHPSRYVEAVREVAKAGGGHIDPDTPVSAASYDVALLAVSAWLDGVDRVLETGEPAFALTRPPGHHALPTKGMGFCIFSNAAIAAYYALKQPGVTRVAILDWDVHHGNGTQAIVEKNPQIIFCSLHEFPQYPGTGTTEERGKFDNVLNFPMQAGSTLADYQPLFAEKILPFLQQFQPDLLIVSAGYDANQADPLASISLRSEDYGVLTHDCLQVTQRVLFGLEGGYDFTALAQSVVATVKATLKQH
- the tpiA gene encoding triose-phosphate isomerase, which produces MRKVIIAGNWKMYKTQAEALEFLQGFLDQVSETPEDREVVLCVPFTILSTLSRNLHGSRIQVGAQNVHWEPAGAYTGEISAPMLTELNVRYVVVGHSERRQYFGETDATVNLRLKAAQQYGLTPILCVGETKQQRDAGQAEVVIANQLEKDLVEVDQQKLVIAYEPIWAIGTGDTCEAGEANRIISLIRSKLSNPQVTIQYGGSVKPNNVDEIMAQPEIDGALVGGASLEPQDFSRIVNYQQRF
- the sufR gene encoding iron-sulfur cluster biosynthesis transcriptional regulator SufR is translated as MTATQQPTKQDILNHLLRQGETTAQALSDSLGISPQAIRRHLKNLEEEGLIEHQSVAVGMGRPNYAYKLSREGRDRLPDRYDDFALDLLDTLAETVGKDQVSNLLRKQWVRKALEYRQRLGSGSLQERVANLVEIRKTEGYMAEWHSTADAIDSFVITEYNCAISQIVESFPSVCGNELEMFELALQDCKVERTHWLAGGEHRCGYLVQPK
- a CDS encoding ferredoxin--nitrite reductase — its product is MNPNPSQGSDKSLEAMRHFSETYAQRTGTYFCVDPSVTAVVIEGLAKHKDDLGAPLCPCRHYEDKQAEASAAYWNCPCVPMRERKECHCMLFLTPDNDFAGEQQHITFDDIRAVTNQT
- the sufB gene encoding Fe-S cluster assembly protein SufB, which encodes MTTTTVKSLVNQPYKYGFVTDIESESIPAGLSEDVVRLISAKKEEPEFMLEFRLKAYRQWLKMTEPNWAEVGYPAIDYQKIVYYSAPKKKEKLGSLDEVDPTLLETFEKLGISLSEQKRLSNVAVDAIFDSVSVATTFKDKLAEQGVIFCSISEALQKHPDLVQKYLGSVVPAGDNFFAALNAAVFSDGSFVYIPKNTKCPMELSTYFRINNGDSGQFERTLIVAEEGSSVSYLEGCTAPMFDTNQLHAAVVELVALDNADIKYSTVQNWYAGDENGKGGIYNFVTKRGLCQGVNSKISWTQVETGSAITWKYPSCVLVGDRSVGEFYSVALTNHRQQADTGTKMIHVGKNTRSTIISKGISAGRSENSYRGLVKMGPKAAGARNYSQCDSMLIGDNAGANTFPYIQVQNNTAKVEHEASTSKIGEDQLFYFSQRGISSEDAISMMISGFCKDVFNQLPMEFAVEADRLLSLKLEGSVG
- the sufC gene encoding Fe-S cluster assembly ATPase SufC is translated as MIVENSEVILLVKNLTASVDGTPILKGLNLEIKAGEIHAIMGPNGSGKSTFSKVLAGHPAYEVTGGEVLYQGQNLFDMEPEVRSRSGLFLAFQYPLEIPGVSNVDFLRVAYNSKRKHDGLEELDAFDFDDLVQQKLEVVKMKPEFLSRSVNEGFSGGEKKRNEILQMAMLEPKLAILDETDSGLDIDALRIVAGGVNQLSQPDNATLLITHYQRLLDYIVPDFVHVMEGGRILTTGGKELAFELEERGYEWVREDEVAEVSAR
- the sufD gene encoding Fe-S cluster assembly protein SufD, whose translation is MSIQASVIPDLEIASTASEKRSACLSNLLKLRSPFLTVASPWLQSIRESAATQVQALAIPSTRDEEWRFTDLSALMSSQFLSSTSNPLSVDLNEIKSLLIPEATHRLVFVNGVYNSGLSQVNDLPSGLFVGSLSEALKVEAVYTALQAHFGQQPGSEDVFTLLNTASFSDTAVLWVEKNQEIAAPVQLLFLSLDGAELTISHPRCLIVAEKSSSLTVVEDYASLGLKSNLCNAVTEVWVDENAQVEHTRIQRECHAAYHIGKTVVSQARSSRYTCNAVSTGAKLSRHNLEIYQTGEQTETTLNGLTMIAGEQVGDMHSAIALTAPHGTTHQLHKCIVNDRAHAIFNGKVFVPKAAQMTNAGQLNRNLLLSPKARVDTKPQLEIVADNVKCTHGATVSQLEDDEVFYLQSRGIDAESAQKLLVYAFAFEIISKIPIASLQEDLAQWARRPLRYLRSSTPLEQT